The Fluviispira sanaruensis sequence TAATTTCTATCGGGATTTTATTTTCAATAATCATATTTTATTCCTGCAGCAGTACATTGCTTAGAACAAAGCCAAGAGCTGTAAAAAGAATCGGATAAGCAGAAAGAATCGTCCACCAAGCCGATGAACTAAATGCACCTAAGAGCACATTGTCTCCGATCTGCAATGACAAAGAAACTGCCGCAAGTAAAAGACCGCTTTGTAAAGGGAAAAAAAGCATGGGCTGTAAGATTTCTTTTGCAAGACTTCGAGCGGTTAAGCAAGAGACAAGCGCACCTAAACTCGCAGTCCCAAGATTAAAAATCAAGCTTACGGGAACAATAGTTTTTAAAAGCTCAATTAAGATTGAAGATTGAACATTGTAGAGGATAACCCATAAAAAAGTGACAGGTATTTGTAGACTTAAAATTTGTAAGGATGTGAAGGATATTTTCCCTGCTAGCAGAGCAGCTCTCGGGATGCGGGAAGAGAGCAAGTAATCGAGTGCGTAGGATTCTTGTTCAGGTGAAAACATGCGGCCGATTACAAGGGCGGCAATGAATTCATTTATAATCCAAAGTGAGCCAATTTGCACATCATTGCGCTGTAATGCTTCTGTGCCTAAACCAAAGGGAAATAAAATAAGTAAACAACCTGCAAATAATAAAGTTCCAAACCATGATGCTTTTCTCACCCAAATAGATCGACAACTTATTTTATTAATAAAGATGAAATAAGAAAACCAATTTGAAAAATCGATTTTCTTAATATTATAGTTTGTCTTCATTTATAAGAGTTCCCTTACCGTTTTTTTTAAAATACTTGGTTTCGGAATATAGTTTTCAAGTGGAATTTTTTCTTGGCACCATTGTATGAGTTTCTCATCATGGGTTGCAATTAAAATAGAACTTTTATTTTCTTTGGATAATTCATGGAATATTTGAATGCAAAGGTTTATCCCTGCTTGATCTAGGCCGTTGGTAGGTTCGTCTGCAAAAATAATATTTGGTTTTATTAAATAAAGAGAAGCTAAACTCAAACGTCGTTTTTGTCCTGTGGAAAGAGTTCTGACGCTTTGCTTTTCTCTGCCTTGTAAACCAACTTTTGCTAAAGCTTTTTCATATTCTTGCAGGGGGAGTTTTAGATTATACGTTTCTGTATAAAATTCTAAATTCCAAAGAACGCTGTGATCCATTAACATCGAAGGAATATTTGTTAAAAAGACGGCATAATGTTCATTTTTGATCAGATTTTCTGGCCAAAGCTCCTCTCCCATCACAACGATTTTTCCTTTGTATGGTCGCGAAATCCCAGCAAGCACTCTGAGCAAAGATGTCTTCCCGCAACCATTTGGTCCGGTGAGGGCTATGACTTGCTCAGAGT is a genomic window containing:
- a CDS encoding heme exporter protein CcmB, producing MKTNYNIKKIDFSNWFSYFIFINKISCRSIWVRKASWFGTLLFAGCLLILFPFGLGTEALQRNDVQIGSLWIINEFIAALVIGRMFSPEQESYALDYLLSSRIPRAALLAGKISFTSLQILSLQIPVTFLWVILYNVQSSILIELLKTIVPVSLIFNLGTASLGALVSCLTARSLAKEILQPMLFFPLQSGLLLAAVSLSLQIGDNVLLGAFSSSAWWTILSAYPILFTALGFVLSNVLLQE
- a CDS encoding ABC transporter ATP-binding protein, with translation MPCYLACENIEIRAGYSTLISSFSLKLHSEQVIALTGPNGCGKTSLLRVLAGISRPYKGKIVVMGEELWPENLIKNEHYAVFLTNIPSMLMDHSVLWNLEFYTETYNLKLPLQEYEKALAKVGLQGREKQSVRTLSTGQKRRLSLASLYLIKPNIIFADEPTNGLDQAGINLCIQIFHELSKENKSSILIATHDEKLIQWCQEKIPLENYIPKPSILKKTVRELL